A window of Ignavibacterium sp. contains these coding sequences:
- a CDS encoding DUF302 domain-containing protein, with protein sequence MKYGFSKTTNYAFEEAIQRVTDELKKEGFGVLTTIDVKETLKNKLNVDFKKYTILGACNPPLAHQALQAEEELGLLLPCNVIVYEKEGKSVVSVFDPMIMTHIIENPDMKPVAEEVKKKLEKVLRAV encoded by the coding sequence ATGAAATACGGATTTTCAAAAACAACAAATTATGCTTTTGAAGAAGCAATTCAGAGAGTTACCGATGAACTTAAGAAAGAGGGCTTCGGAGTTCTTACAACAATTGATGTAAAAGAAACTTTGAAGAACAAACTTAATGTAGACTTTAAAAAATATACCATACTTGGTGCCTGCAATCCGCCACTGGCTCATCAGGCACTTCAGGCAGAGGAAGAATTGGGACTTCTTTTACCATGTAATGTGATAGTTTACGAAAAAGAAGGGAAGTCAGTAGTTTCCGTATTTGATCCTATGATTATGACCCATATAATTGAAAATCCGGATATGAAGCCGGTTGCCGAGGAAGTAAAGAAAAAGCTTGAAAAAGTTCTCCGGGCAGTGTAG
- a CDS encoding rhodanese-like domain-containing protein, with protein sequence MDASQIFFYGLLALLILYIARKVYLYLSVKNYSPAELAEKLKKDKNVILLDVRTPQERKQDYIKGSFHIPHYDLGTNKKELLKFKDKEIVCYCRTGNRSLIAASKLRKLGYNSANLKGGIIYWNKAGLK encoded by the coding sequence ATGGACGCTTCGCAAATATTCTTTTATGGTCTTTTGGCTTTATTGATTCTTTACATCGCAAGAAAAGTCTATCTTTATCTTTCGGTTAAGAATTATTCGCCTGCAGAGTTGGCTGAAAAATTAAAAAAAGATAAAAATGTAATTCTACTTGATGTACGAACTCCGCAGGAAAGAAAACAGGATTACATAAAAGGTTCGTTTCATATTCCGCATTATGATTTGGGAACCAATAAAAAAGAGCTTCTTAAATTTAAAGACAAAGAAATAGTTTGTTACTGCAGAACTGGCAACCGAAGTCTGATTGCTGCATCTAAACTCCGTAAACTCGGATATAATTCTGCAAATCTTAAAGGAGGAATAATTTATTGGAACAAAGCAGGTTTGAAATAA